The DNA window CGCTTATATCGCTTACAAAACCGATGACAACGCGTTGAGAGAAAAAACCGCAAAGGAGTGGTCAAAGCAGTACGGCTTTGCGTTTACACCCGAGCACATCAACTGCGCAGGCTGCCTTGAGGCTGAAGGTCCGCACATCGGGCACTGCTCGGAGTGCGAGATACGCAAGTGCGGTCAGGAGCGCGGAGTCGCCAACTGCGCCCATTGTCCTGACTACGCCTGCGAGAAACTTGCGAAGTTCCTTGATATGGTAACTGCAGCGAAAAAGAATCTTGAAGAGATTCGGGCGAACCGCTAAAAAATCATGGCAAGAATGATAGCCTGCTGCGGTCTTGACTGCGTGGAGTGTCCGGTGTTTCAGGCGACCTTGAAGGATGATAACGAGGAGCGCAGGAGGCTGGCAAAGATATGGACGACGTCCGAGTACGTCCTCGCTCCCCGGGATGTAGACTGCGACGGCTGCACATCCACTGACGGGAAGCGGATGAGTTTCTGCGAGGGGTGCGGGATACGCAAGTGCAATATGGAAAAGGGCTTTGATAACTGCGCGTCGTGCGGGGACTACCGCTGCGAGATGCTCATCCAATCTCACTCGCGCGCGCCGCAAGCCTTCGAGACACTGGAAGAAATCCGTAGAAACATGCAATAAAAATGGAAAGATTAATCGCCTGCTGCGGAATGGACTGTTCCGCATGCGAGGCCTGCATCGCCACTATCAAAGATGACGACGAGCTGCGCGTGAAGGTCGCGGAAAAGTGGTCCAGGATGTTCGAGTCGTCCTTCAAGCCCGAAGATATCAACTGCATGGGGTGCACCAGTCCCCAAGGCCCTCATGTCGCCTACTCGAACGAGTGTCCGATCCGCAAGTGCGCGGTTGGGAGGGGGATTCCGAACTGCGGCCACTGCGAAGAGTTTGTCTGCCCTAAGCTCAACGTTCACCTCGAGTTCGCAGCGCCGGGTGCACGGGATACGCTCGAAAAGATAAAGAACAATCTGTAATGAGCGTGTCGAAAATGGAATCCTCAGTTATGAATTGGCTTCTTGAGGAAGAGAATCCATCGGTGCGATACCGAACCCTAGTTGAACTTCTGGGTGAAAATCCCGATAGCCCGTCTCTTCGTGATCTCAAAGCCGAGATCCAGGGAAGCGAACAGGTTGAGCGCATCTTCTCCAAGATGGACCCTCGCGGCTACTGGGTGTATAAGGGAATAGGCGCAGGCGTCGATTACGTGGACTTCGTTACCACTCATTTCAACCTTTCATTTTTGGCAGAACTCGGCCTTGATTGCAGCGACCCTCGTGTGGCGCTTGCCGCAGAGCGCTACCTCGATCTCTCAAGTCCTGATGGCGACTACAGCCGCCACATGTCTTGCCTTTACGCATACAACATACGGACGTTCATCATGCTCGGCTACGGCTCGGATTCCCGTATAAGAAAGACCATCGAACTCATGCTCTCCGCTACACGCTCCGACGGCGGTTACCTTTGCGAAATCCACGAAGGCAAGCGCAAGACACGTCCGGTTAAAAGCTGTATCAACGGCTCGACCAAGGCTTTGATGGCGTTCGCCATGCTTCCCGATTTATGGAGACATCCACGCTGCAAGCAACTGGTCGACTACTTCCTTCGGCGCGACGTCATCTACAAGATGGGAGAACGCGGCGTGCCTGCAAACAGAAGCTCCGTTCTCATGATCTTTCCGTTTCACTGGAGAAGCAATCTTCTTGAGTCCGCTTACGCCTTGTCGGTGATGGGCTTCGGCTCCAGACCTGAACTCGATGATATGTGGAAGTTATTCGAATCGAAAAGAGATGAGTCTTCCAGGTTCGTTATGGATTGGGATCCACCGAGATGCTATTTCAAGTCAGGGAAACGAGGCGAGACCAACAAGTGGGTAACACTCTACGCCTATATGGCTCTGAAACATAAAGAAAAAGCGCTGTAAAAAAACTCCCCAAAAGTAGTCAAAAATAACCCCCAGTATTATTGAAAAAAAGGAATTACTCCTCGTCGGGATGGGCTTCTTCGGGAAGCACTATGAGAAGGCAGGTGGATGGTCAGAGCAAAACGCCGTTGAAGAACTATGGAAGAGATTAGCTCGATTCACCGACAGGAAAAAAGAGTCCATCAAACACCTTTTCTCAGAATCCGGGTATGAACTGTGGATAGATTTCGAGGAGGAGAAAGAGTCCGGTACAAGTACATCTTTACGGGCATTGAGGTCTCAAAGCTTGAGGATACTGCGCTCGAACTCGTCGCAAAGATACTGCCCGAAATCCACTATGCCGTCTTTACGTTCAAGATGCAGGATATAAAGTCCGACTGGTCTAAAACCCAGGATATTTGGACCAAGTGGCTGCCTGAGCAAGGGCTTGAGCCGTCCCACGATTATATGATTGAGTACTATGACGCCGAGCGCTTCAAGGGCATGGATAATCCGGAATCCGAGCTCGATTTCATGATACCTGTTAAATAAACCGCCGCGCGCTTCTTTATTGCGAAACCTTCATAGAACAAGGGCTTGACAAGTCAAAAAAATAAAGTAAGCTTATGTATACAAGATTAATTAGGAGATGATATGTCCAAACTGATCGCCTTTTGCGGAAATGATTGTTCCGCTTGCCCAGGCTATATAGCGACCAAGAACGACGACAACGAGGCCCGCGCAAAGATTGCCGAGGAGTGGTCAAAGCAGTTCGG is part of the bacterium genome and encodes:
- a CDS encoding DUF3795 domain-containing protein; translated protein: MSKLISICGLNCAECSAYIAYKTDDNALREKTAKEWSKQYGFAFTPEHINCAGCLEAEGPHIGHCSECEIRKCGQERGVANCAHCPDYACEKLAKFLDMVTAAKKNLEEIRANR
- a CDS encoding DUF3795 domain-containing protein; translation: MARMIACCGLDCVECPVFQATLKDDNEERRRLAKIWTTSEYVLAPRDVDCDGCTSTDGKRMSFCEGCGIRKCNMEKGFDNCASCGDYRCEMLIQSHSRAPQAFETLEEIRRNMQ
- a CDS encoding DUF3795 domain-containing protein; translation: MERLIACCGMDCSACEACIATIKDDDELRVKVAEKWSRMFESSFKPEDINCMGCTSPQGPHVAYSNECPIRKCAVGRGIPNCGHCEEFVCPKLNVHLEFAAPGARDTLEKIKNNL